The proteins below come from a single Tenuifilum thalassicum genomic window:
- a CDS encoding ABC transporter ATP-binding protein, whose translation MGRVVIDIKGLIPGYVNGSGASFKYPALNIVALNNELIALVGRNGVGKSTLLRTLSRLQPALSGNVYINGVSTNTISHSEFAKLVSFIPSEPAHASHTTVYEFVAMARYPYKGWFEKLRADDHEMVKKAIGAVGMWSYCNRFIDNLSDGERQRVMIAFAIAQDTPIIIMDEPTAYLDLPNKFEVMRLLREQSASGKIVIISTHDLQTAFGLVDTIWLMLPDGIRVGAPEDIVLSGSLNRLMDSTSVTFDIKTGHFVYKHNTRKKASIVGADSHVKRWTAHALQRLGFEVQLTENCSSDICVQVVKQEGKVQWILGTTDRNPTFDSIRDLTIYLKSKI comes from the coding sequence ATGGGGCGGGTGGTTATTGACATAAAAGGATTAATACCTGGATATGTAAACGGAAGTGGAGCCAGTTTTAAATATCCTGCTCTAAATATTGTTGCGCTAAACAATGAGCTGATTGCCCTTGTAGGACGAAATGGAGTGGGGAAGAGTACGCTATTAAGGACCTTATCACGTTTGCAACCTGCGTTGAGTGGTAATGTCTACATCAATGGGGTGAGCACAAACACCATTTCTCATTCAGAATTTGCAAAGCTGGTTAGTTTTATCCCGTCGGAACCAGCCCATGCGTCGCATACAACAGTTTATGAGTTTGTTGCTATGGCTCGATATCCATATAAGGGTTGGTTTGAAAAGCTTCGTGCCGATGACCATGAAATGGTTAAAAAAGCAATTGGTGCGGTTGGGATGTGGAGCTATTGTAACCGGTTTATCGATAATTTAAGCGATGGTGAACGACAGCGTGTAATGATTGCTTTTGCTATTGCTCAGGATACTCCCATAATTATTATGGATGAGCCAACTGCTTATCTTGACCTTCCAAACAAATTTGAGGTTATGCGTTTGCTCCGTGAGCAGAGCGCTAGTGGTAAAATAGTGATAATATCTACTCACGATTTGCAAACGGCCTTTGGCCTTGTTGATACTATTTGGTTGATGCTGCCCGATGGTATACGTGTTGGCGCTCCCGAAGATATTGTACTTTCTGGTAGCTTAAATAGGCTGATGGATAGCACCTCGGTTACGTTCGATATTAAAACAGGCCACTTTGTTTATAAGCATAATACTAGGAAAAAGGCAAGCATTGTTGGAGCCGATTCGCATGTTAAACGATGGACTGCTCATGCTCTTCAACGTTTAGGATTTGAAGTTCAGCTCACCGAAAACTGCTCATCTGATATTTGTGTTCAAGTGGTAAAGCAGGAAGGTAAGGTGCAATGGATTCTAGGTACTACCGATCGTAATCCAACATTCGATTCAATAAGGGATTTAACAATCTATCTTAAAAGCAAAATCTGA
- a CDS encoding ABC transporter substrate-binding protein, producing the protein MRIRYIIFAFTCLLLATSCNHSSKKNAVEHSRKNAEYAVGFDFEESDSKIKVSVKSNSNNIADVQTYWLTHDSSRSDSDNIITIPVKRVVCMSSTHVGYISELLSDSVIVGISGTQFVNNSRVYSRVEKGEIAEVGYGQTLNYELLSKLKPDVVFVFNVNGEATSYIEKMRELGLKVVSVPDFLENSPLGRAEWIRFFGLFLDKKDLADSIFSSVKNSYNRFKLVANSEINNKIVFLNLPYRDIWYFPGADNYFVKFIDDAGGKYCFQEIEGVSSYPMSTEVAYKVGLNSDIWLNTGDANSLNDIEQVDKRFTNFKPYQTGEVYNNNKRIGKGGGNDFWEYGAVHPELILRDIIKIIHPDLLPSDTLFFYQKLK; encoded by the coding sequence ATGAGAATACGGTATATCATTTTTGCCTTTACTTGTTTGCTATTGGCTACTTCGTGCAACCATTCTTCAAAAAAGAATGCGGTAGAGCACAGTAGGAAAAATGCGGAGTATGCTGTAGGTTTTGATTTTGAGGAGTCCGACTCAAAAATAAAAGTTAGCGTTAAAAGCAATTCAAACAATATAGCTGATGTTCAAACGTATTGGCTTACACACGATAGTTCTAGGAGCGATAGCGATAATATAATTACCATTCCTGTAAAACGGGTTGTTTGCATGTCGTCAACTCATGTGGGATATATTAGCGAGCTGCTATCCGATTCTGTTATTGTAGGTATTTCTGGAACACAATTTGTTAATAATTCGCGAGTTTATAGCCGAGTTGAGAAAGGTGAGATAGCTGAGGTGGGGTATGGTCAAACATTAAACTATGAGCTTTTGAGCAAGCTGAAACCTGACGTAGTATTTGTTTTTAATGTTAATGGTGAGGCTACCTCGTATATTGAAAAGATGCGGGAGTTAGGTTTAAAAGTGGTTAGTGTTCCCGACTTTCTAGAGAATAGCCCTTTAGGTCGCGCTGAATGGATACGTTTTTTTGGCCTATTCCTTGATAAAAAAGATTTGGCTGATTCTATTTTTAGCTCGGTAAAAAATAGTTATAATCGGTTTAAGCTAGTTGCAAATTCCGAAATAAACAACAAGATTGTTTTTCTTAACTTACCTTATCGAGATATTTGGTATTTCCCAGGTGCCGATAACTATTTTGTGAAATTTATAGATGATGCTGGAGGGAAATATTGTTTCCAAGAGATAGAGGGAGTCTCAAGCTATCCAATGAGCACCGAGGTGGCTTATAAAGTAGGACTTAATAGCGATATTTGGTTAAATACAGGTGATGCAAATTCGTTGAATGATATTGAACAAGTTGATAAACGATTTACAAATTTCAAACCTTACCAAACGGGCGAGGTGTATAACAATAATAAACGTATTGGGAAAGGTGGAGGAAACGACTTTTGGGAGTATGGGGCAGTACATCCAGAACTTATTCTTAGAGACATCATTAAAATTATTCATCCAGACCTACTACCATCCGATACCTTGTTTTTCTATCAGAAGTTAAAGTAA
- a CDS encoding amidohydrolase: MSTKRWLTLAKKIGDKGMQIAVIQSDLHWENSTRNFEQFESILAEIKNGTHLVLLPEMFTTGFSMNPEKLAEKYPGKTVEWMVLQAKKHGFAIVGSHIAEHQGKFYNRMVFAHPTGKIDIYDKRHLFRMANEDKHYTAGENRVVVEYLGWRIMLAVCYDLRFPVWLRNQNDYDLMLLVANFPERRRYAWNSLLVARAIENQAYIAACNRVGTDGNGFNHTGDSQILDPMGQLIALAKPNRKEIIYADIDLEHLNRIREGFPVHLDADRFKIID; this comes from the coding sequence ATGAGTACGAAAAGATGGTTAACACTTGCCAAAAAAATTGGAGATAAAGGTATGCAGATAGCAGTAATACAAAGCGATTTACACTGGGAAAATTCAACAAGGAATTTTGAACAGTTTGAAAGTATTCTTGCCGAGATCAAAAATGGGACTCACCTAGTTTTACTACCTGAGATGTTTACAACTGGTTTCAGCATGAATCCCGAAAAACTTGCTGAGAAATACCCTGGAAAAACTGTGGAATGGATGGTTTTGCAGGCTAAAAAACATGGTTTTGCAATAGTGGGGAGCCACATTGCTGAGCATCAAGGTAAATTCTATAACCGTATGGTTTTTGCGCATCCAACTGGAAAAATTGACATATACGACAAGCGCCATCTTTTTAGAATGGCCAACGAGGATAAGCACTACACTGCAGGTGAAAATAGAGTAGTTGTTGAATACTTGGGCTGGAGAATAATGCTTGCTGTCTGCTACGACCTTCGTTTCCCTGTTTGGTTACGCAATCAAAACGATTACGACCTTATGCTGCTTGTTGCCAATTTTCCCGAACGTAGGCGATATGCATGGAACTCATTACTAGTTGCACGTGCCATTGAAAACCAAGCTTATATTGCTGCTTGCAATAGAGTGGGTACTGATGGTAATGGATTTAACCACACTGGCGATTCGCAAATACTTGACCCCATGGGGCAGCTTATCGCACTAGCAAAACCTAATAGGAAAGAAATTATTTATGCTGATATTGATTTGGAACACCTTAACCGAATACGCGAAGGTTTTCCAGTACATCTTGATGCCGATAGGTTCAAAATTATCGATTAG
- a CDS encoding aminotransferase class IV: MNFPADLSEKYFCLNGEVLPLEQFSTDLLEGENIIYEVIRVKQSTPIFIEEHLKRFMHSAASMGYNNIRADEVIASIKMLLKSNPVEEKNLRVTYYQKFTTSIESVLLIYFIPSRYPSEVEKQRGVYVETLEAERYNPTIKVENKALRAIANEILTTGQCYEVLLVDHNGNITEGSRSNVFFIINNKVITAPDHLVLGGITRQKVVDICKRNSLQLEFKCLNINEIGNISGCFITGTSPGVLPVSKIDSINLSKIPGIIYQIADEYEKMVNTCQKNWR, translated from the coding sequence ATGAATTTCCCTGCTGATTTATCGGAAAAATATTTTTGCTTGAATGGAGAGGTTCTGCCACTTGAGCAATTCAGTACCGATTTGCTTGAGGGCGAGAATATTATTTATGAGGTAATACGTGTTAAGCAGTCAACCCCTATATTTATTGAGGAGCATTTAAAACGGTTTATGCACTCTGCTGCCTCTATGGGATATAACAACATTAGGGCTGATGAGGTTATTGCATCAATAAAAATGCTGCTTAAATCGAATCCTGTTGAAGAGAAAAACCTAAGAGTAACCTATTATCAGAAATTTACAACAAGTATAGAAAGCGTTCTACTCATATACTTTATACCATCGCGTTACCCGTCAGAAGTTGAAAAGCAGAGAGGAGTTTATGTTGAAACCCTCGAAGCAGAGAGATATAACCCAACCATAAAAGTTGAAAATAAGGCTCTTCGAGCAATTGCAAACGAAATACTTACCACAGGACAATGCTACGAAGTGCTTTTGGTTGATCATAATGGAAATATTACAGAGGGGAGCCGTTCAAACGTCTTTTTTATTATAAACAATAAAGTAATTACAGCACCCGACCACCTTGTACTAGGAGGGATAACAAGGCAAAAAGTCGTAGACATCTGTAAAAGAAACAGCTTACAACTTGAATTTAAATGTCTTAACATTAACGAAATTGGAAACATATCGGGATGTTTTATTACAGGGACATCGCCTGGTGTTTTGCCTGTTAGTAAAATTGACTCAATAAACCTTAGCAAAATTCCAGGAATTATTTACCAGATTGCTGATGAGTACGAAAAGATGGTTAACACTTGCCAAAAAAATTGGAGATAA
- a CDS encoding SpoIIE family protein phosphatase has product MIIKLKHILVLLLLGLLQYSFAYNEKDSLLFFNQQIQKFEKLNQKAKLLETLIHKSEYLLRKGDIDNALIEANQALVEGLNIGSEYYLEKAYRLLSKIHLAKGLYFESTEYLRSGYQYSKAIKDSAKISWYLSTLSEVEVELGKLNDAIEININAINFFKQLNDTLNLGRIYISQGIIHTEFGNFATAKSYLENAIAFCSLYNDSLLIGKAYIALAANHLRQKRYIRIEQDLKKARLYLSKYTKEYLRSKTLEAEYKLNQNKTEQAITIISNVIEKQTKIGDKIGKINSLLLLGKSYSKQKDYNEAKTVFEACLKDAKNLSLSNISRQVFRELSIIEEKNGNISKAHQYIKRYISITDSLYNIQKISEANRFENLATIRQKEKEIQEQREVLLRNESLLNKSRFRQAMLIAFVVFLLTLFVLSYNAYRNKQKANQLLAEQNKKIESQKNLLEQRTRDINDSLNYAKRIQRAIFQTSEMPTKYFDESFLIFIPKELVSGDFYWFKKVEKQVLFAIADCTGHGAPGAFMSIIGMFGLNQIVNELKESNPSDVLQNLNELFNKSFEQKEGSEIFDGMDIAFCSFSIPTKEVRFAGANIFLHVVRKTRAKAVSNTILSQNEAYTLYQVKGERQSIGYKANNEPFTTHSIQLEKDDIIYIFTDGFTDQFGGPKGKKYRLTEFRNLLIEIAHLPMVKQKDYLIEHFSNWKGDNIQVDDVTILGIKVS; this is encoded by the coding sequence ATGATTATTAAACTTAAGCATATATTAGTTCTACTACTTTTGGGCCTTCTACAATATAGCTTTGCCTATAATGAAAAAGATTCCCTACTTTTTTTCAATCAACAAATTCAAAAATTTGAGAAGCTCAACCAAAAAGCTAAACTACTAGAAACGCTAATTCATAAATCGGAATACCTGCTAAGAAAAGGCGATATTGATAATGCCCTAATTGAGGCCAACCAAGCACTAGTTGAGGGACTTAACATTGGTAGTGAGTATTACCTAGAAAAGGCGTATAGATTACTTTCCAAGATTCATCTTGCTAAAGGATTATACTTTGAATCAACGGAGTATTTGCGTTCTGGTTATCAGTACAGTAAAGCCATTAAGGATTCTGCTAAAATAAGCTGGTATTTGTCTACGTTAAGCGAAGTGGAGGTGGAATTGGGAAAGCTGAACGATGCAATAGAAATCAACATAAATGCCATTAACTTTTTTAAGCAGCTTAACGATACCCTAAACCTGGGACGTATTTATATCTCTCAAGGAATTATTCATACAGAATTTGGAAATTTTGCCACAGCTAAAAGCTATCTTGAAAATGCTATAGCATTTTGTAGCCTATACAACGATAGCCTCCTTATCGGAAAGGCTTATATTGCCCTTGCCGCAAATCATTTAAGACAAAAGAGGTATATACGAATTGAACAAGATTTAAAGAAAGCAAGGTTATACTTATCAAAATACACCAAGGAATACCTAAGAAGCAAAACCCTTGAAGCAGAGTATAAACTGAATCAAAATAAAACGGAGCAGGCCATCACAATAATCTCAAATGTAATTGAAAAACAGACTAAAATTGGTGATAAAATTGGCAAAATCAATTCATTGCTACTACTTGGAAAATCATACTCAAAACAGAAAGACTATAATGAAGCCAAAACAGTTTTTGAGGCATGTCTAAAAGATGCTAAGAACTTAAGTCTGAGCAATATATCGCGACAAGTTTTTCGAGAGCTTTCCATTATAGAAGAGAAGAATGGAAATATAAGCAAGGCGCATCAATATATAAAACGATATATCTCAATTACCGATAGCCTTTACAACATTCAAAAAATTAGCGAAGCAAACAGGTTTGAGAACCTTGCAACCATTAGACAAAAAGAAAAAGAGATACAGGAGCAAAGAGAAGTACTTTTACGGAACGAGTCGTTGCTTAATAAATCGCGTTTTAGGCAAGCAATGTTAATAGCCTTTGTGGTTTTCCTCCTTACTCTTTTCGTATTATCGTACAACGCATATAGAAACAAACAGAAGGCAAACCAACTATTGGCCGAACAAAACAAAAAGATTGAGAGCCAAAAAAATCTTCTTGAACAAAGAACCAGGGATATAAACGATAGTCTAAACTATGCAAAACGTATTCAGCGGGCCATTTTCCAAACCTCTGAAATGCCCACCAAGTATTTTGATGAATCGTTCCTGATTTTCATTCCTAAGGAGCTCGTTAGCGGGGATTTTTACTGGTTTAAAAAGGTTGAAAAACAGGTTCTTTTTGCCATAGCCGATTGTACTGGGCATGGCGCTCCAGGAGCATTCATGAGTATAATAGGGATGTTTGGTTTGAACCAGATTGTTAATGAGCTAAAGGAGAGCAACCCAAGCGATGTACTGCAAAACCTTAACGAGCTTTTCAACAAGTCGTTTGAGCAAAAGGAAGGTTCCGAAATATTTGACGGAATGGATATTGCCTTTTGCAGTTTCTCAATACCAACAAAAGAGGTAAGATTTGCTGGAGCAAACATCTTTTTGCATGTAGTTAGAAAGACTAGAGCCAAAGCCGTGTCAAACACTATTCTTAGTCAAAACGAAGCCTATACCCTTTATCAAGTAAAGGGAGAAAGGCAATCGATTGGTTATAAGGCCAACAACGAGCCTTTTACCACTCATAGCATTCAGCTTGAGAAAGACGATATTATTTACATTTTTACCGATGGCTTTACTGATCAGTTTGGAGGCCCCAAAGGGAAAAAATATAGGCTTACAGAGTTTCGTAACCTGCTAATTGAAATTGCTCATCTTCCCATGGTAAAACAAAAAGATTACCTTATTGAACACTTCTCAAACTGGAAAGGAGATAATATCCAGGTTGATGACGTAACGATTCTAGGAATAAAAGTTAGCTAA
- a CDS encoding ATP-binding protein yields the protein MKNYPNKIDIADYPGYMLLINKNGTILSYSPSVVILANKKITTESKLDDLFPNLKLALSNKEKTSLFSHSHKNKEFILKATVKPVEPDFFLVKIDDVTKLVKLEKVNQILIKLSSAEVESSSPETFYKQMQAELNKLFDAQNIYLVLFDKSGQQLNLAYLSDTHQISASYPRGNTFALWVAHRGKGVILDKQQITSIKRKHKLNFFGPEALCWMAVPLKTKNETIGVLAVQNYRNVNAYNQNDLEVLEFVSKLITQLIVQREREFELQLAKKKAEESDRLKSAFLANMSHEIRTPLNAIIGFSELLTRENISSEKKKVYADYLTSNGQLLLTLIDDIIELSKIEAGIYSIRRQAVNIGELFTELHQYAINEKKRQRKDISIIRNIDFNTNITHILADSERLRQVMLNLINNAVKFTNKGSITIGYSTPNNATIEFFVRDTGIGIPKHLHDAIFERFRQVDDSPRRNFSGAGLGLAISKRLVELMGGKIRVESEPEKGSTFYFTIPLILPNVEQLPTNKNADTNKTANRTILVVEDNEANLTYLNDVLSFLNAKCISATSFNTAIKLSQKEHFDAALIDIQLPDDDGLKLIAELKKTYPNIPIIVQSAFTLNEYKERAMEAGASAYLTKPIAAKELLNELNKLF from the coding sequence ATGAAAAACTATCCTAATAAAATAGATATTGCTGACTATCCAGGCTATATGCTTCTTATTAATAAAAATGGAACAATATTGAGCTATAGCCCATCGGTAGTGATTTTAGCAAATAAAAAAATAACAACGGAAAGCAAATTAGATGATTTGTTCCCTAATTTAAAATTAGCTCTTTCAAATAAAGAAAAAACATCGCTCTTTAGCCATTCACATAAAAATAAAGAATTCATACTTAAAGCAACTGTTAAACCTGTTGAGCCAGATTTTTTTTTAGTTAAAATAGATGATGTTACTAAACTTGTTAAACTTGAAAAGGTAAATCAAATTCTTATTAAGCTATCATCGGCCGAAGTTGAAAGTTCATCTCCCGAGACATTTTACAAGCAAATGCAGGCCGAACTCAATAAACTTTTTGATGCACAAAATATATACCTTGTTTTATTTGACAAAAGCGGTCAGCAGCTAAATTTAGCATACCTAAGCGATACGCATCAGATTTCGGCGAGCTATCCACGCGGAAACACGTTTGCCCTATGGGTTGCTCATCGAGGTAAGGGCGTTATACTCGATAAGCAGCAAATTACTAGCATAAAAAGAAAGCATAAGCTAAACTTTTTTGGTCCTGAAGCGCTTTGTTGGATGGCCGTACCGCTTAAAACTAAAAACGAAACCATAGGAGTTCTTGCCGTACAGAACTACCGAAACGTAAATGCCTACAACCAAAACGACCTTGAAGTACTGGAGTTTGTTTCAAAACTAATTACGCAGCTAATAGTGCAGCGCGAGAGGGAATTTGAACTTCAACTTGCCAAAAAGAAAGCTGAAGAATCGGACCGGTTAAAATCGGCATTTCTGGCCAATATGAGCCACGAAATTAGAACACCTCTTAACGCGATAATTGGATTCTCAGAGCTTCTTACTCGAGAAAACATTAGCTCTGAAAAAAAGAAAGTTTATGCCGACTATCTAACAAGTAATGGGCAATTACTACTCACACTAATTGATGATATTATTGAACTTTCAAAGATTGAGGCAGGAATCTATTCAATACGTAGGCAAGCAGTAAACATAGGTGAACTTTTTACTGAGCTGCATCAATATGCCATTAACGAAAAGAAGAGGCAGAGAAAGGACATTTCAATTATTAGGAATATCGACTTCAACACAAATATTACTCATATTCTAGCCGATAGCGAGAGGTTACGACAGGTTATGCTTAACCTTATAAACAATGCAGTAAAGTTCACTAACAAAGGGAGTATAACTATTGGCTACTCAACTCCAAACAACGCCACCATTGAATTTTTTGTAAGAGATACAGGAATTGGGATACCAAAACATTTACATGATGCTATTTTTGAGCGGTTCCGTCAGGTCGACGACTCACCACGCAGAAACTTTAGCGGTGCTGGTCTTGGTCTTGCCATTTCAAAAAGATTAGTTGAACTGATGGGAGGTAAAATCAGAGTGGAATCGGAACCAGAGAAAGGCTCAACCTTCTACTTCACCATTCCATTAATACTTCCAAACGTTGAACAACTGCCTACAAACAAAAATGCAGACACTAACAAAACGGCAAACAGAACCATTCTTGTTGTTGAAGACAATGAAGCCAACCTAACCTACCTAAATGATGTGCTATCATTTTTAAATGCAAAATGTATTTCCGCAACATCTTTTAACACAGCCATTAAGCTGTCCCAAAAAGAACATTTTGATGCAGCGCTAATTGATATACAACTACCCGACGACGACGGGTTAAAGCTAATAGCTGAGCTAAAAAAAACTTATCCCAACATCCCAATAATAGTACAATCGGCGTTCACTTTAAATGAATACAAAGAGAGAGCAATGGAAGCAGGAGCGTCGGCTTACTTAACAAAACCTATAGCTGCAAAAGAGCTTTTAAATGAGCTAAACAAATTATTCTAG
- a CDS encoding DsrE/DsrF/TusD sulfur relay family protein, with product MKFGIILETKEPEKAWNAFRFAVASLKKGHQVKVFLMGEAVECQGLISGKYNVDEQMNSFADNGGEILACGTCLKTRSMDGTELCPISTMNDCVELVEWADKVINF from the coding sequence ATGAAATTTGGAATTATTCTAGAAACTAAGGAGCCTGAGAAGGCATGGAATGCGTTTAGATTTGCAGTTGCATCGCTAAAGAAAGGGCATCAGGTAAAAGTTTTTCTTATGGGCGAAGCAGTTGAGTGTCAAGGATTGATATCTGGAAAGTATAATGTTGATGAGCAAATGAATTCGTTTGCCGACAATGGGGGTGAAATTTTAGCTTGTGGTACATGCCTAAAGACTAGAAGCATGGATGGAACTGAGCTTTGCCCTATTTCAACAATGAACGATTGTGTTGAACTGGTTGAGTGGGCCGATAAGGTTATTAATTTTTAA
- a CDS encoding iron ABC transporter permease, whose protein sequence is MQQRRNLILFVFLTLSVLILSFLSILLGSVSVPFSDVINYLLGGNIESANSSIIHFFRVPKVVSAILAGSALAVSGLQMQTIFRNPLAGPYVLGISSGASLGVATVLMGASAFGISFLGGQISVVFAALAGSFLVLLLILSVSLRVRDIMTLLILGMMFGAAVSAITSLLQYFGSESSLKNYVIWTMGSLGGVGREKLWLYSLLVGLGLLLSVIFVRPLNVIAVGEAYARNLGFNVKRVRFLIFLSTSVLAGAATAFNGPIAFVGIAVPHVARMLFRTSNHAVLLPGSALAGAATLLLCDILAQLPGSAMVLPLNSIASLMGIPIVIYIVLKNKRIVS, encoded by the coding sequence GTGCAACAGCGTAGAAACTTAATATTATTTGTTTTTCTAACCTTAAGTGTTTTAATTCTTTCGTTTCTTAGCATATTGCTTGGTTCTGTATCGGTGCCTTTTTCCGATGTGATTAATTACCTTTTAGGTGGCAATATAGAAAGTGCCAATAGCTCTATTATTCATTTTTTTCGAGTACCTAAAGTTGTTTCGGCAATTCTTGCTGGTTCTGCTTTAGCAGTTAGTGGCTTGCAGATGCAAACCATTTTTCGTAATCCTTTGGCTGGACCATATGTGTTAGGAATTAGCTCTGGTGCGAGTTTGGGGGTTGCAACTGTTCTTATGGGAGCATCTGCCTTTGGTATTTCGTTCCTTGGTGGGCAAATCAGCGTGGTTTTTGCTGCACTTGCTGGCTCTTTTCTGGTGTTGCTTCTCATTTTAAGCGTTTCATTGCGGGTTAGGGATATAATGACCTTGCTCATCCTTGGGATGATGTTTGGCGCTGCGGTTTCTGCCATTACAAGTCTACTGCAATATTTTGGAAGTGAGTCATCTCTTAAGAACTATGTTATCTGGACCATGGGAAGCCTTGGCGGAGTTGGGCGCGAAAAGCTATGGCTATACTCTTTGTTGGTTGGTTTAGGATTGTTACTCTCAGTAATATTTGTTCGTCCCTTAAATGTTATTGCAGTTGGTGAGGCTTATGCTCGCAATTTGGGCTTTAATGTAAAACGCGTTCGCTTTCTAATATTTCTCTCTACTAGTGTCCTTGCTGGTGCTGCTACTGCATTCAATGGCCCTATTGCTTTTGTTGGGATTGCTGTTCCTCATGTTGCGAGAATGCTATTTCGTACATCAAATCATGCTGTATTGTTACCTGGTTCTGCTTTAGCTGGTGCCGCAACTCTTTTGCTTTGCGATATTTTGGCACAGCTACCGGGTTCGGCTATGGTGCTGCCTTTAAATTCTATTGCTTCTTTGATGGGAATACCTATCGTAATTTACATTGTGCTTAAAAATAAACGTATTGTAAGCTAA
- a CDS encoding CHAP domain-containing protein, which translates to MEVLQLLPFGDYNGNTISNLLVITVEDKDADNIENYLFGATISAALSEIEEFLGTDYEQQPGSLRYDTTEQALEKMDCSELVARFLQKVCGLEEVPHPFYTSLMLSSMRDGRFDSFLQHVKNSEEEDFKDIRPGDVFLWSRSSSDGHTGVVVSYDKETDKVTVIEAIGSLGASEESLSKDLDGYCKSCIRKSIYTRTGKALYKHEGWKGYFRPVTTK; encoded by the coding sequence ATGGAAGTTTTACAACTTTTACCTTTTGGAGATTATAATGGAAACACAATATCAAATCTTTTGGTAATAACAGTTGAAGATAAAGATGCTGATAATATTGAAAATTATTTATTTGGCGCTACAATAAGTGCTGCTCTATCTGAAATTGAAGAGTTTCTTGGAACTGATTATGAACAACAGCCTGGTAGTTTAAGATATGATACAACTGAACAGGCTTTAGAAAAAATGGACTGTTCCGAATTAGTCGCACGCTTTTTACAGAAAGTTTGTGGTTTAGAGGAAGTTCCACATCCATTTTATACATCTTTGATGTTAAGTAGCATGAGGGATGGAAGGTTCGATAGTTTCTTACAGCACGTAAAGAATAGTGAAGAAGAAGATTTTAAGGATATTAGACCAGGGGATGTTTTCCTATGGAGTAGAAGCTCTAGTGACGGGCATACAGGGGTTGTTGTTTCTTATGATAAGGAGACAGACAAAGTAACAGTCATTGAAGCCATTGGAAGTTTAGGGGCTTCCGAAGAATCACTTTCAAAAGACCTTGATGGTTATTGTAAAAGTTGTATCCGAAAATCAATATATACAAGAACCGGAAAAGCTTTATATAAACATGAAGGTTGGAAAGGATATTTTAGACCAGTAACTACTAAATAA